From Impatiens glandulifera chromosome 7, dImpGla2.1, whole genome shotgun sequence:
GTTTACTGGATACGGCTTCCGTGGTTTCGATAATCGTTGTAATAACGATTCAATTTTTCTAAACAACAGATCAATGACTTTGAAACCACTTGAGAATTTCGAATCGATTGCTGCTCAGCCTACTCTGTTTCAGAAAAGAGCTGCTCTGAGGAAGAATTTTGGGAGTTCTAGTAATAATAACTCCGATggtatgatgatgatgataaacaaCAACAACGGCGGCGGTGGAAGCGGCGGCGGCGGTGGAGGGGGGGTTTCTATTGGAggtaatagtaataataataatcttgaTGATAGTATTGATGGGTCTGGATTGAACTATGATTCAGATGATTTTCTGGAGAGTAATAAGGGTGACGGCGCCGGCGCCGGTAATGAAGAAGGGAGTTCTAAGAATGGGAAGAAGAAACTTCCGGCGAAGAATCTGATGGCTGAACGTCGCCGGAGGAAGAAGCTTAATGATAGACTTTACATGTTGAGGTCTGTTGTTCCAAAGATTAGTAAGGTAAGAATTATTGTTTGTTTTCAATTGTTACATGATTTTTGATTTTCTCGTGaatttgtttgttgatttgttCTAAtgttctatcattttttttcccgtgaaattttatataattattctagtaattcaaataaaaataagtttttgaaaaagaaaaaaaaagggttTTTGAATAGCATTAAATAGTCTCACGTGAATCCTGTTAAAAGATTGATTTTATTGGGTCCACATTCACCACACAACTTGTTCATCTCAATCTTTTTGAATGGACTGTcccgaggaagaaaatgaaaaagaacaAGATTTAAGTATTTATGAGACCAacccatttgaattttaaagtatttttttttataaaattattcaaattgtaTTAACATAAATGTAACATTTTATTGATCTTGTAATAAAGATGGACAGGGCATCAATTCTTGGTGATGCTATAGAATATTTGAAGGAGCTTTTGCAAAAGATAAACCAACTACACAATGAATTGGAAACAACTAATACTaatactactactactactccACCCGGGTCATCATCTTCTTCGATGGCGCCTAACAATAACATGATGACGAGTTTTTATCCATTGACACCGACTACTCCTTCGCTATCAAACCGGATTAAGGATGAACTCTGCCCGGCTTCAATGAACATCAATAGCCCAAACTCTCAACCTAGAAAGGTAATTAGTTAGCTTACACATATGATGCTCATTGAATTGGTTgtttttgattaatgaaatttgTTTTGGGTAGATTGAAGTAAGAGCTAGAGAAGGAAGGGCTGTGAATATACATATGTTTTGTGCGCGTAAACCGGGGCTGCTGCTATCGACTATGAGGGCTATGGATGAAATGGGACTCGATGTTCAACAAGCTGTCATTAGCTGCTTTAATGGATTCGCCATGGATATTTTTCGGGCAGAGGTAAAATTATATCTTGTTTTGTCTTAGATTTGATATTTGAAGTAAGTAATACAAgttgtttttatatttcagcAATGTAGAGAAGGGCAGGATTTGAGTCCAGAGCAGATCAAAGCAATCCTTTTGGAATCAGCTGGACTTTTGGCATGATTCAAGAAGCtggaattttaatgattttcatTTCAAAGACTTTATTTAACTTTCAAACTTTGTTTAAGATTTTCCCATATCATATACTTTAAATGTTTGGTTTTGTTACTCTTAATTTCTCCTCCCCCTTCTCTATATTGCATGCCCATTTCTTAGTTTACTATATAAtggcttttattttaattttgatcctATAACATGAAGTTTTGTGTTGTTATTGCAATTTACATGCCTATTTCTAAGTCTGTTTATTGGAAGATCGAGGTATTAGTCAAACAGCAATGATTCGAGCCTTCAATCTTTTCTGGGGTTGTTTACACAACCATCTTCAGCTACTAAGGGAAAAAAAGAACATGATCCTTGTGCCCTTCATAGTCATACTAAAAGGTTATTTGGATTTATGTTAGCTGACAGATTCTTGATTGTTTTGCTTTTGTTTATTGATACACTTGGTAATTTTCTTGTCAGGTTCAGATATTGGTGTTGTGTTTTTGTGCTCTGCCACGAATGAAGCTATTGTCGCCGACATTGGTCGGTTTTCATGTACACTAAGGATGTTATCTGCAGAGTGCTTCAGAAATTATGAGTCGGGAGAAACCATTACCACGACGAGTATTGCAATTAGATTACATTTATTTTCGTTTTTATAGGtagttttatttgataaattgtaACATAAATTTTCACTAGGTCTTTTGAACCTTAACCGAATAAAACTGAttgtttataacaaaataaatttaaatttacatgaAGATAAACAAACATTTGGTATATCTATCTTTAGATAGTTGGTAGATTGGACATAAAGAATGTGTGTTggttaaaaaagaaaatcatgAAATAAAAGTATAgtatataatgaatattgacATAGTTACATTGAAGTCTTAACCAAATTCTTTTTCAACAAAGGATGtgttcttaaaaaaaatgaaaaaaaaggttACAAGTGATAATTATAAGAAACTATAAGTTGTTTAAGttattattgattaatttgAAAGATAGAAATAACATAAATTGTAATGTTTATAACTTTGTGCTtgctataaataaaaaaatgtatttgtacATAGTTAGTTTTTGATCAGttgatttaaaaacatttttatcttGTCTTTAAAAGTGGTTTTTACAATCCGAAATCGGTTGGCATTACCTTCCTCTCGAATCCCGAGTGGGAAGAAGAATCGATTTGGTAAAGTCGACCCTTATactttttagaaaaatgtttttaatcaattaatttgcTAAGTCTCGTGTCTTACCTTTCTCTTAAATCTCGTAAAACGAGATGATGAGACAACTCACTCAAGGTTGTTTCACCAAAATTGAGATGAGTAACCGAAATAGaacttaataataattagaCATAATTTTGGCTTTTTTTTAAGAGTTGTCACTTAGTTTACTTCGAaagaaatcaagaaaaaaaaattaagaatttttttcgggctcggtgtttggttacgtttGGGAAATGGTCTTTCGCGCTATGACCTGCATGCCCATCCAATGGACAGTCTCTACTACGAAACATTTGGTCTTTCGAAATgtgaaaaattattatatttttgttttgattctaaatctgattttttttcatttaaagatATAGCCTATGTCTAAAAGGCTACACTTATTTCCTTTCCTAGATGATATCTAAGATGTTCGTAACTTTAGACAAGACTAGAAATGGAATGCAATTGACTAAACATTAATAGAGAGAAGATTGAAATGAAGCACAAATCTGAACAAGCCTgaatttgaactttttttttttattttataaattatttaagcatAGATAATGGCCAATGAAATCGAAATGgtaaaagtaaaaaatcaaACTCATCCTACGAATCTAACCGCCTTTAGTATCGAAATTCTCTTTTTAGCCTTCGGGGAAGATGAAGGCTCATATTCCTCAAGTGTTAACGGATTTCAGCGTTCCGTTAGCGTTTGCTTGGAGTTCCGTCAGAGATTAAGGGACGCCGTTAGGTCCGTTAGTTTTTCGTTTATGAAGGCATGGCCCATTCTTGTCCCTTGGATCGTTCCTGGACGTCTGGAGGTCGTTGGATGACCCTGCTGTAATGTTTTTATCTGATTTCTATTGCACTGGATTATTGCCAATAAAGATAGCTTTTTGTTTTCTTGCATTCTCTTTATCCTTTtatctccaattttttttttctgcaaaaatcaaacataatattaaaaatcaaatatatttttattattattttatttattttccttatatattttaatttttcattatcatcatttatttttttaataatactttattttattatatattgaccgtattgtctatttattttctttatttatcccatttatttaattttcaggGATATCAAAAATTAGTATCtaactattataaaaaaaaattaactattataaaaaaaagactgTCCTCTTAATAGAGTTGTTTTATATttcacataaataatttttattactgaaatttttttatgatccaaatttattttaaggtGACTAACAACACCATTTAGTTGTGGGTTCTTAATTAGTGCTACtcaaatttaagaattttgatCTTGAAATAACTTTGATAGGTTGTAACTTGTAAccattgttttaaaattaattagatcaATATGAGAATTGtttaaatactatttttaaacaaaacttaatatttaaatttaaatatatttgagaataaaaaatcaatattttattttatatcggATCATATTATCGATTTTAGTCATGGACGAATGATCCCAAAATAGAGTTGAATTGTGCTTGAAAAACAATTAAGGTGaacttaagaaaaaaaaatatgaataaaataaattaaacaacataagtttggtcattttttaaatgttagaagtaaatagtaaattaaattgaataaattatagagttatttcacatttttataataaaaaaataaaattattttattttatatttagggGTGAACTAaatctacttaaattataacCTAGATATGTCCCGAATTATAGTGATGATATATAACCTAAAATAATcgaataaaacaaaaacaaaataatatagttgtaagagttttcttatattaatctaaaattatttaaataaaaagaattcgAAACATGTTtctattgaattataattattaaataatctaatacacttaaattatgttttatttattaaatttaagaatttacatttaacaaaattataaataaaaattaataacaaactATTCATTGGATAATGGACTAATGGAATATTTAATACATGTTGTCTCATTTTGTCTTTGTGATCTATTTTGTTCAGACAATCTACAACCCACGAGTTCattcacaaacaaaaaaaaaaaaaaatagttacattatcaaacagtaatttatttataactcaaaaattcatttttaaactaaaaaaatattcttaaaatatttcttttttacactaacttttttactttattaatattatttatatatttatcaactttacatatttaagcaCAATAATTtccaattcatttaataaaattaaaataaaattaattatatatcaataattcataaataacaaaataatttaataatacatttaaataaacaaacatattatattaaaacaaacattattaataataaaacatttgatACACATACACATAACATAAACAATGTATCAGTTCTCGGAATTGATGTACTCTTCCCacaaatgatcaattaatgCATTACAAAGTTCAATGTGTGcatctttatttcttatttttccgTGCCGAGATATGAAATcttaaaattgagtattttcATCTATCACCATTTCGACCTCTGGTGAATGCGTTTTCATTTCAATTTCGATATGTGCATTAATGTCACGTTTATCCTCAACAAtcatattatacaaaattatgcACGTAGTCATTATATCATGCAACACTTCTTTTCTCCAATATCGTATCGGTCCTGCTATAATGGAAAAACGTGATTGAAGAACTCCGAATGCACGTTCAACGTCTTTTCTATATGTTTCTTGTTTCAttgcaaattattttttctttcaaccaCGTGACTCATGAATTGTTTGCACAAGAGTAGATTATTTTGGATATATGCCATCAGCTAAATAATAGCTCATGTTATATATTCTTTTCCTTGAATTACATAATGAGTCGGAGGAGAAATATCTTGAGCTAGATCCGATAACAAATGAGATGACTCTAGCACGTTTATATCATTGTTGGTGCCTAGCAAACCAAAATATGCATGCCATATCCAAAGATCATAATCTACGACAGCTTCGAGAATGATAGTAGGCTTTCCACTACGGCCAGCGTATTGCACCGCCCACGCGGTTGGACAATTTTTCCACCTCCAATGCATACAATTTAAACTGCCTAACATTCCAGGAAATCCACATTGCTGACCAATATTGAGAAGTCTAGAAATATCATTTGGTATTGGCCTTCTAAGATAGCGTTCGCTAAATATCTCAACCATAGCgcgacaattttttttttatactttcaaTTGTAGTAGATTCTCCAATTTTAATATACTCATTTGTGGCATCTGCTGGAGCATCATATGCCAACATACAAAAAACtgccattatttttttattggagaTAATCCAAGTCTGCCTGCATTGTTGTTGAAAGTAGCGATCATGATCTTTGACTGCGTCAACAATTCGAAGGAACAATGAGCGAGACATTCGATATCTTCGACGAAACATGGTCTCATTATACACTGgattatctaaaaaataatcattgtaTAATCTACGATTGACATTTTCACGATCACGATTGATGACAATATGTCCAGGAACTGAACCACGATGTAGTACTTGTTGGCTTTGTTGTTCAAGAAGTTGTTGGAtgatcatgtttttttttatgaaaacgACATCAATTTTGTTGTCTTtgatgaatcatcatattatcatcatctaaagaagaagaagaaaatgatgaaTCACTAACGTTGAAATTCATTATGGAGACTTGTGGAAGATATATGTGATGAGTTATGAATGATTTAACAATATCAGTAGGATATGTTATGTATTTATAGTAGTGTAAATGCAATAGGATGGTAATAtagtcattttaattaatttgagtggAGAAATGAGACCAATTTTTAAGTGTTTGgtcatttcaaataattttagtgaAGAAATATGACAAACTTTTCATTGTAGGctcatttcaattaatttatatgaagaAATAAGACAAGTTTTTCATTGTACGGtcattttagttaatttatGCAGAGAAATAGGACAAACTTTTCATTGTATtatcatttcaattaatttgagtggagaaatatgacaaattttttattggatggtcattttagttaatttatGCGGAGAAATAGGACAAATTTTTCATTGTATtatcatttcaattaatttgagtgGAGAAATATGACAAATTTTTCATTGGATggtcatttcaattaatttatgtgGAGAaatatgacaattttttttgtatggtcatttcaattaatttatgtgGAGAAATAAGACAAACTTTTCATTGTAtaatcatttcaattaatttgagtgGAGAAATATGACAACATTGTATgatcatttcaattaatttgaatagAGAAACATGACAAACTTTTCATTGTATAggtatttcaattaatttatgtgGAGAAATATGACAAACTTTTAATTGTACGGTCATTTCAATGTTTTATgaagttattattatatattattaataaacacaaattcaaaaaaaaatctctactgtcaaaaaaatatatatatatatttatatatataattaaaatatatgtatatttataatttttactaacaaatttaaaatatatttatcacaggtaagtttttattaaatatttttaatattttatttaaaccttttaattgaatgatttattttcaatatttgatttaataatatttttaaaatatatataaatatttttttattcaacaataacattataaattaaaataataaatatttataaattatttcaaacatttcaaaattctttttaaatttactttatattaaattaagtatttataaataataatttaacaatatatttttaaccattattaattattatatctgacatattttacaataaaaaattaatatgcaaaataaaataattatttaaataaaaattcaaaatattaaaataaatgactaatatttttaaaaggatatcatttttgtattctttatattgatatttttaaactattaattatttatatatatttttattattgtgttaCCTATAAACAAACACGGATACTTCTAGAAGAATGAATCAAATAATACCGTGTACattataaaatcattaacagtaataaaaacattaatgcATATCAAAGTATTCcaaaatcaaattatcaaaCACTCTCAACATACATCAGTTGGAACAGTTTTTAATATCTATGGATAATAACAACAATAAATTTCCAAATATCCATAGTTTtcaaaaaagttaatatattggTTCAATTTGTTCATCTATAAATCAGTAACTACTCTTTCTTGGGTCCCAAGTTATCGTAGCCCATAGGTAGATTTTGAGAAAATCGATCACaatataatgaaattatttgaaaacaactaTTAAATGGACGAGTTTGATCGATGCACCAAAAATCACATCACCTTCAAACCGTCCACTTAACATTATAAGAGTTAATCCATATCGAAtatccaaatttaaataaagaaaatgacttAAGAAGACATCATTAGTACATAAgtttatatgttaaaaaaaaagaggAGTATATATGGGTTATTTACAAAGGGCTATAGAAAGTTTAAAGTCATCGAAAAACCACTCTGTATATAATACTAAATTTCAACTCCCTCATTTCATTTccaaaatagttataataaactaataataattgaagAACTCTCTTTTTAACATCTGATCAATAATACCTAAACGCAAGGAAGTTGAGCATTACCTTTTCTATCTTTAGTtgtttcatcttcatctgatgAATTTCCCTCGATCTTCGAATTCAAGGTCCCCGGGTTCATTCGCTGCACTTCCTCCCTagtgtatataaatattttcctAACCATCCCGCAGAATTCCCTGTTTGTTCAacgcattttttttaaaaaaatttaactaaataaagaATGTTAATTCCCGAAATTTATACTAAAAGGAACACTTACTGCCACGGATCATCTCCAACAAGCATCATATCACCTTCATCGTCAGTATACACAACTAACCAATTCTTGTCGCGTGCTTTCAGATCACCGTTGAATTCAAATATCCTGTCGAGTTCATTCAATAGTTCTTCGTAATTGTTGAACTTTGTTAGGTCCACTGACCTACCCAGTGCAATTCCTTGCTTGTGAACCTGAAAATCAAGTATaacataagaatttttttaaagaggctTACAAGAAtttaagagaagaaaaaaaaccttggtgcaacttcttgttgaactgcCTTGACGATGATGATCTTGGTAGGACTTCTCTTGGTCGATGATAGCGATTTGAGTATCAACCAATTTTGGATTTTCCGATGTGACGGGGCTGCTGAAGTTGCTGTTAGTAAGGGATATACCAAAAAGTTTGCAGTTACCGGGTTTCTTAAGAACTGGCTCTCTCGCATGAGGAGATGGAGTAGGTGGAGGTGGCATAAGCCAATTTCCCTGACCTTGAGTACAAGAAGAATTCATGGTAGTATCCAATAATAGGTTAAGTGAGAGTGATGAAGACGGTTGAGACCATGATTTTATGTTTTGATGATCAGTTGGTCGAGGATAGAAATCCCTGGAAACAATTTTCCTACTCCCAAATCCCGATAATAAATCTGTAAATGTAGACTTGGGTCTAGCTGCTGCTacaaatgatgatgatgatccatCTCCCAATTCAAACTTGTCATCTTCCTGAGTGGCGTCTGATTCCTTATTAATCTCGTTCAAAGCGCTGGACGATGATTCTTGACCGTGTAAGACCCTTGATAGAAAAGGGTCTATTGTTATCTTACTTGAAGTGcctaaaacaaacaaaagaaaagaagataaGCTAGGAATTGTGGAAGAAATGTCAGTgattaaattttagaattttaccTTCTCGGGTGAGTACAGATGAATCGGGTGATATGTTGTTGGGTCGAGGACGTTTTTGCCTCGGGACTGGAAGGGAATTTGGTGCGGGTGGAGTTGGAGCAGGTTCTATTTTCCATGGTGAAACTTTATCTGGACGAGGAATAGTTGAAGTTTCATCCCATCGaaccttttataaaaataaatattttagaatatattgtatacaaaatatttatttaacaattatgAACTTTAAAGGATCAATAGAGAACCTTAAGACATCTCCATTTAGATTCCGGCCATCTTTTAGGATCAGAATCCTCAATTCCAACTATAGTTCCAGTAAATCTACAACACGAGAAAAGCAAAAGCAGCTTAGTTCAAAGTACAAAGGCTGCAAGGAATAATTGAGTAGATTTATACCTTTGCTCCGGAGATTCTTCGCCTTCAAACCTCATTTTGAACCTCACCCCTATTGAATAAGTACTTTGCACTGACTCCATGTATTGCTTGAAAGGTATGATGAACTCAGCTGGGCTAGTCCTGTAATAAGAAAGAAAAGCATAAGCTTTGTTTGATGTTAATCCAAATATCCCATTGTCCCATCAACAATCTtatcattaatcaaattattcaaatcatcaattaaaatacatttcttTTAGTGGAGACTCGTGACTCTGTGATAGAATGCAAGAACTCAAGTCACAATGTCATGGGTATGAGTTCAAAACTTTCAGATTCTACAAAATCCACAAATTTGGAAATGCCTTCTCCAACTGAAACTGGGGTAacatgatttaaataattttaacccaAAATATCGTCTCATTTATACACCCGATTAATGCAAATTTGATTGGTTAAGGCTTCTGCTTAAACCAAAATAAGCTCTCTGCTAAGCACATTGCAAGGTTTAACAATCGCTCACATGTTTTACAAGAGTacttaaaacaaattttagagCAATTATTGTCAAATCCATCACACAAGTATAGCTTCCCATTACTACTACACTCCAATTATCTATACTCAATTGGAGGGAGCAGGATTCAGGGTTTGATGCTCTCAAATCTTGACTATATGAGGATTTGCAAAAGTATAAATTACAAGTTTGAAGTTCAGGAGTAACTTTCTCTAGGGTATTTGCTTTTTGATGTTTATCTTTTAAACTATGCTTCACTTTTTGACTTGTGTATTATTTCTGCAACGGATTTGATTGAAAAGAAAACTGGCTGCAAATTACATTGAAAgctgagaaataattaaaacctGGGTTTGTAATAGACTGTGAAAATTGTTCCAGTAGTATATGCATGCCATGCAGTTGCGAGAACACCAAGATGCATACTATGGCTTGAAATCACTGATGATGGAACATTGCACTGTCTTCTCATGGCTCGTCTTACTCCCACACGAAGTTCCCCATTCTCACCTCTGGCGAGGCcaagtaaaataaattacaagTAAAAGAATAGAAACTTTGATCTTTGAGAATAAAAACTACTAACTAACCTTAGGAATATGAATGCATCCCCTGCAACAAGCCTCTTGGAGCTTACAAACACACTCCAACCACTCTGAAGGAGATGTCTTCGTGGTTGACCTgggattttaaaaattaaaaaagatctAGATGCCATGGTATAATGCCTTGATAAATGTAAGTTGACGAAAATCAAGTAATTTATGGGCTATTTAGATAAAAAGATTTTAgaggtattttagttgatgatttgaatgataaaaatgttgattggatagtggattatttgaaattattctcaaaataacccacatcaatcTTATAGTGTATTTATATGGAATTACCCCTAAAAATATGCTTGAAACGCCACTCATTTCCATGCAGATCTTTTGCCACTAGCTCTTGTGTTGGAGGCTGCCTTGACATATCCTGTGTTTGCACAAAACAGAGTCAGGGTCAGGATTTCACTTGCAAAAAGATAAGGACTAAATTTTCAAACTATAAACGCTCACCAATGGAGGAAGACACTCATCAGCATGTCGTCT
This genomic window contains:
- the LOC124944440 gene encoding transcription factor ICE1-like, with the protein product MWMENGEPPPWPQTTTTGAAVNVTGQMDSSISNFRSMLGVDVDDGSWYVTNNETQNLTFQTTGETQNNLILNPVDSSASCSPSPASMFTNLDPSQVNYFIPNKQSFQPVLNDDNGFDFLEHNQLFNVDFTSNNTQIGILPNLTSNPHHLLPSLPPESNNNPTPAFTGYGFRGFDNRCNNDSIFLNNRSMTLKPLENFESIAAQPTLFQKRAALRKNFGSSSNNNSDGMMMMINNNNGGGGSGGGGGGGVSIGGNSNNNNLDDSIDGSGLNYDSDDFLESNKGDGAGAGNEEGSSKNGKKKLPAKNLMAERRRRKKLNDRLYMLRSVVPKISKMDRASILGDAIEYLKELLQKINQLHNELETTNTNTTTTTPPGSSSSSMAPNNNMMTSFYPLTPTTPSLSNRIKDELCPASMNINSPNSQPRKIEVRAREGRAVNIHMFCARKPGLLLSTMRAMDEMGLDVQQAVISCFNGFAMDIFRAEQCREGQDLSPEQIKAILLESAGLLA
- the LOC124944858 gene encoding uncharacterized protein LOC124944858, which codes for MVEIFSERYLRRPIPNDISRLLNIGQQCGFPGMLGSLNCMHWRWKNCPTAWAVQYAGRSGKPTIILEAVVDYDLWIWHAYFGLLGTNNDINVLESSHLLSDLAQDISPPTHYVIQGKEYIT
- the LOC124944739 gene encoding auxin response factor 2B-like — encoded protein: MTSTTDMPFTGNVSGERDRDRDRDSFSSGNNEPNDVAGQVIPEAALYAELWRACAGPLVTVPSEGELVFYFPQGHIEQVEASTNQVAEQEMPIYRLPSKILCRVMDVRLKAEPETDEVYAQVILHPLKEDENQVKDIQPSPPPNFRVHSFCKSLTASDTSTHGGFSVLRRHADECLPPLDMSRQPPTQELVAKDLHGNEWRFKHIFRGQPRRHLLQSGWSVFVSSKRLVAGDAFIFLRGENGELRVGVRRAMRRQCNVPSSVISSHSMHLGVLATAWHAYTTGTIFTVYYKPRTSPAEFIIPFKQYMESVQSTYSIGVRFKMRFEGEESPEQRFTGTIVGIEDSDPKRWPESKWRCLKVRWDETSTIPRPDKVSPWKIEPAPTPPAPNSLPVPRQKRPRPNNISPDSSVLTREGTSSKITIDPFLSRVLHGQESSSSALNEINKESDATQEDDKFELGDGSSSSFVAAARPKSTFTDLLSGFGSRKIVSRDFYPRPTDHQNIKSWSQPSSSLSLNLLLDTTMNSSCTQGQGNWLMPPPPTPSPHAREPVLKKPGNCKLFGISLTNSNFSSPVTSENPKLVDTQIAIIDQEKSYQDHHRQGSSTRSCTKVHKQGIALGRSVDLTKFNNYEELLNELDRIFEFNGDLKARDKNWLVVYTDDEGDMMLVGDDPWQEFCGMVRKIFIYTREEVQRMNPGTLNSKIEGNSSDEDETTKDRKGNAQLPCV